The following are encoded in a window of Prevotella melaninogenica genomic DNA:
- the tsf gene encoding translation elongation factor Ts has translation MAVSIEDIKKLRAMTGAGLADVKKALTEAEGDYEKAKELIRERGLAIAAKRSDRETSNGCVLVKQVDGFAAMVAIKCETDFVANGQDFIALVQEILDAAVANKCKSLDEIKALKLANGEDAATAVQHRSGVTGEKMELDGYNFLEGENISVYDHMNKHTLATIVQLNENNEDAGHKVAMQVAAMKPVALDEASIPQSVKDEESKVAVEKTKEEQIEKAVVAAIKKAGINANLVDSEDHIESNIKKGWLTREEADKAIEIRNTVAAEKAANLNEDMIQNIAKGRLNKFFKENCLVDQEFQFGDGDKQSVNEWLKAQSKDLKIVAYKRFTLSAE, from the coding sequence ATGGCTGTATCTATTGAAGATATCAAGAAGCTCCGCGCTATGACTGGCGCAGGTCTGGCTGACGTAAAGAAGGCACTCACAGAGGCTGAAGGCGATTATGAAAAGGCAAAGGAATTGATTCGTGAGCGTGGTTTGGCTATCGCTGCTAAGCGTTCTGACCGTGAGACATCAAACGGTTGTGTACTCGTTAAGCAGGTAGACGGCTTTGCTGCTATGGTTGCTATCAAGTGTGAGACAGACTTCGTTGCTAACGGTCAGGACTTCATCGCCCTCGTTCAGGAGATTCTGGACGCTGCTGTTGCTAACAAGTGTAAGAGTCTTGATGAAATTAAGGCACTTAAGCTCGCTAATGGCGAGGATGCTGCTACTGCTGTTCAGCACCGTTCAGGTGTTACTGGTGAGAAGATGGAGCTCGACGGCTACAACTTCCTTGAGGGTGAGAACATCTCTGTTTATGACCACATGAACAAGCACACTCTCGCAACTATCGTTCAGCTCAATGAGAACAATGAGGATGCTGGTCACAAGGTAGCTATGCAGGTTGCAGCTATGAAGCCTGTAGCTCTTGACGAGGCATCTATTCCACAGTCTGTTAAGGACGAGGAGTCCAAGGTTGCTGTTGAGAAGACTAAGGAAGAGCAGATTGAGAAGGCTGTTGTTGCTGCTATCAAGAAGGCAGGTATCAACGCTAACCTCGTTGACAGTGAAGACCATATCGAGTCTAACATCAAGAAGGGTTGGTTGACACGTGAGGAGGCTGACAAGGCTATCGAGATTCGCAACACTGTTGCTGCTGAGAAGGCTGCAAACCTCAACGAGGATATGATTCAGAACATCGCTAAGGGTCGTCTGAACAAGTTCTTCAAGGAGAACTGTCTCGTTGATCAAGAGTTCCAGTTTGGTGATGGTGACAAGCAGAGCGTTAACGAGTGGCTTAAGGCTCAGAGCAAGGATCTTAAGATTGTTGCTTACAAGCGCTTCACTCTCTCTGCAGAGTAA
- a CDS encoding fumarylacetoacetate hydrolase family protein — translation MKIFAVGMNYAEHNKSLNETLSKKEGPIIFTKADSALLKDKKPFFIPDDLGTIEYETELVVRICRLGKTISERFAHRYYDAVTVGIDFTARELQQKLRAQGLPWDLCKGFDGSAALGEWVSKDKFLDIQRLRFHLDINGQTVQEGCTTDMLYKVDEIISYISRYFTLKTGDIIYTGCPSGCGPVHINDHLEGFIEERKVLDFNCK, via the coding sequence ATGAAAATCTTTGCAGTCGGCATGAATTATGCCGAACATAATAAATCGCTAAACGAAACGTTATCTAAAAAGGAAGGACCAATAATCTTCACTAAGGCAGATTCTGCCCTACTGAAAGATAAAAAGCCTTTCTTCATTCCCGATGATTTGGGAACGATTGAATATGAAACGGAACTCGTGGTACGCATCTGCCGATTGGGAAAGACGATCTCTGAGCGTTTCGCCCATAGATACTACGATGCTGTGACAGTTGGTATTGACTTCACAGCGCGCGAATTACAACAAAAGCTAAGAGCACAAGGACTACCATGGGACCTCTGTAAAGGATTTGATGGTTCGGCAGCTTTAGGCGAATGGGTATCAAAGGATAAATTCCTTGATATACAACGACTCCGCTTCCACCTTGATATCAACGGACAGACGGTTCAGGAAGGATGTACAACTGATATGCTATACAAAGTAGATGAAATCATCAGTTACATTAGTCGCTACTTCACCCTCAAGACTGGCGACATCATCTATACAGGCTGTCCATCAGGTTGTGGACCTGTACATATCAATGACCATCTGGAAGGATTCATTGAAGAGAGAAAGGTTCTCGACTTTAATTGCAAATAA